Proteins from a genomic interval of Verrucomicrobiota bacterium:
- the hisI gene encoding phosphoribosyl-AMP cyclohydrolase: MSFYDKLKFDSNGLIPAIIQEQSTGRVLMMAWMNRASLESTIATGKTHFWSRSRQKYWMKGESSGHVQVVKNVAFDCDGDTLLIQVEQTGAACHEGYHSCFFRSIEDQGETFKVTEPQLQKPEEIYGKK; this comes from the coding sequence ATGAGCTTTTATGACAAATTGAAGTTTGATTCAAACGGACTGATCCCGGCCATCATCCAGGAGCAGTCCACCGGACGCGTCCTGATGATGGCGTGGATGAACCGCGCTTCGCTGGAATCCACCATCGCCACCGGCAAAACGCATTTTTGGAGCCGGTCCCGCCAGAAATACTGGATGAAGGGCGAATCCAGCGGACATGTGCAGGTGGTGAAAAATGTGGCGTTTGATTGCGATGGGGATACGCTGCTGATTCAGGTGGAACAGACTGGAGCGGCCTGCCATGAAGGGTACCATTCCTGTTTCTTCCGCAGCATCGAGGACCAGGGCGAGACCTTCAAGGTCACCGAGCCCCAGCTCCAGAAACCGGAAGAGATTTACGGCAAGAAATAA